Below is a genomic region from Raphanus sativus cultivar WK10039 chromosome 4, ASM80110v3, whole genome shotgun sequence.
ATTTTGGCGTCAAAGTTAAGTTACTTTACGTTTTGTGTTCGTCCGTAAAGAATCAATATGATTATGTGTGAATTCTAAGTTAAGATCCTAACACTCTAGTTTGGACTTTTAAGTTGTAAAATTCTACACATTCCATTCCTAAAAGATGGTTGTTCtcgaaaaaaaattgttttaaaaaaatggttgttttatattttctatgaaaAATTACTAACTTTAAGAAAATTAGTTGGTTTTATTGgattattattggttaaaagttgttaaaaattaaaaactataaaaaagtttaattataGTGATTTAATGCATGGGTGAAAATTATAAAAggtctatttttaaaaaacaaaggGAGTAATAAATAATCGGTTCAACGAAGGTAACCTTTTGAAGAGAAGCGACTCAAATTTTCCGTACACTTTTTTCAATGGTACCCTGTTGAGTTCAAATTTTCTTCTGGAGTTTTTCTTTTAacgattttatttttgttttcttcttctctctcattTAGTGTTTGCTTGATTTAGATTTCGTTTCTATCCTTAGAAACTAATCTCTATGTAGATCGAAACGTTATGCGaacttcttttttgttttaacttaatTAACTTTTTAGTCATCCTCTTCCTTCCAAAAAAAGATATCTGTGATGATTGGTTCGATtgtggttttaaaaatttagctgTATGTAAATTGGTTATAGATGTAAATTTGCtactgtaaatttttttttgcaaagatttttgatgtaaataaatttgttgTAGCTGTAAGTTATAGActgtagatattttaaaataaaatatgtgaaatatgtaatgtatatataaaataattaacttttatcaattaaagaatttatattaatacttttaataaattatcaaagtttacttcgatttaaaatgtgatatgtaaataataacgatgttatttaaaatatttaattaatttttaaagacacccaaaattaaattaaatatttacaaatgttttaattatgattatttaatttatttgatattatagataattttttattttacagattCCACAACCTATAAAAGAAAGCTTTAGGTTTTGTAcctaaaatacataagaaaaaattttgctttattttttttgctgtagctttaaaaataaaactaaagcacgattggtaaaaaattatagaaacttAATGTAGAATTTAACTACTAAAAATAAAGCTATAACTTGATTGGTAAAgtttagtaatttaaaaataaataaaactaaagtaaGGAGATAAAATCCAACCAATCACCTGAAATACATAGAATTGGAATAAGCCCGATACAcacaaatataacaaaaaatatcaaagttcTAAAAGACAtgacattttatttgtttctgttgGCAACAAAATTAGTAAAAACTACTAAAGGAACCACTTTAAAGGAGCCATTTTTTCAAGGGTTTAGTAAGAAAGGAGCCACTTTTTTCTTACTAAACCCTTGAAGATGTTGATGTGCATCTTTCGTCAATATCTTAACGAATTCTTTAGACTTCTCCAAACCAATCAGCTTGGGTTACGTCAGCTCTCCGACGAGCTGATCTTTCCTGGCGGTTTTTCAAAAGAAGGCTGGAAGAAGCGGCCTAGCCTCTCGGCTTGAGAttctgaaggaagaaggttagaGAGAGAACGAGGAGTGATAGATAGAGAAAGAGAATTTGAGATTCCATTTCATCAAAACCAAACATCTCTCTAGCTAGCTCGGGCTGTTTCGTTTGTTTAATATATAGCGATATTATATGTCTGACCGATGATGAAGTGGCAATTGGCATATATTAACGGCAAGGCTTTTTGTGGGATCATGGTTTATCTAGGCCGTATTGATGGTTTATGATACCTGCCCGTAACGAGTTGTTATTGCTTGATAGAGAAGTAAGGGCATCTCCATCCCGactccattttttactctaaaatggagtaaaagtgaatatggagtaaaaaatgctccaacccaacttcatatctcactccattttgaagtttactccataaatggagtaatctattttttgtttgttcatgattccattatggagtgaaaaatggagTTGGATTGGAGCaattttactccatattcacttttactccattttggaggaaaaatagagttttacattggagatacTCTAAGACGTGTGATCTCATATCATTAATTAcgtaaaataaaaatgacatgTTACCAAACTCTAAAACAAAGAATACCATGTGGCTTAATCtattattcaattttactagatcttaatttatatcatttataaattacataattttaattttctctcataattttttttataaaatttataaattattttaatatgataaaaaatgaaatacattGATtaagtatttttcaaaaaattaaatattttcgggaaacttaatatatatgtttagcgggaaactaaaatattttatagaaattataagttttcaatattttcaaCTTAGAAGACTTGAAGTCTTCTAGTAAAAAAACACAAGAAGATTTCCTAAAAATCTTCTAActgataaaatattattcaccAGAAGATTTATTAGAAGTCGTCTAAACCTTAAATATAAACCGTAAAtacaaataactaaataaatagaAACAAACACTttgtaaacttaaaaatatttattatacacAAAGCTAAACACATATCagctaaattataatttttccaGAAAAAATGTTAAGCTTCTAAAACCTAACCCTAAACATACAAATAATACTACAACATATATTACCaaatcataaaccaaagaaTACCATGACTTGTTacattcactcatctatgttgaaaataattcaattttactagatcttaatttatatcatttacaaatgtttataattacatgacTTCAGTTTTTTCTAGTAAAAttgtctttttataaaatttataaattatttttattttttactatatgaaaaagaaaacctacAAAACCACATAAAACTTTCACATGTTATATTCTTAAAACtctattctgtttttttttggttataagAGGCATGATTGTAATTTTACTAGCCTTttagattaattttatatttgattgaaGTTGAGATATATTTTTACctttaaaatcaattttaagtcatttttggaacattttcctatatttaaaaaactgaAAAGATGATATTAGTTAATTTTGACAACACTGTTTCCACTGATTtcatttgttgattttttacatattttctattttttttaactaaaaaattttGTTCGACTGTCAGACCATTTATTCACTTGAgggatttatattaaaattttaagcaATGGGTTTTTAACGATTGTTTTTACTAAAACCTAATGATAGTtaattctacactcaagaataaatttgaaaaaggCGGAGaattaaaatagttttcttCATTATTAAAAAAGACATATAACATGGATAATCCAATCCACACAATTTTAGCTACTATAGCGTACACTTCAAACCATCATTATaggaaacaataaaaatattacattcaCTTATTCAGTTTCCCtctttgtttggaaacaaacaTAACTTTGGATTTAGTTACCAGATCCTGATCCAGCCCTAGAACCGGCAAAAGAACCAGCAGACGATCCAGCCGAGCCACCTGAACCACCAGAACTTGAACTCGAAGATGAGCTTGAGCTCGATGATGAACTAGACCGCGAGCCTGAACCAGCCCCAGCCCCAGCACCAGATCCTGAGCCACCACCAAGACCAATTCCCAACCCAACACCCAGTCCAATCCCCAAGTCCTTTCTTGCAACCCGACTCTCGGTTATTATAAGTAAACCCGAAATAACCAATAAACTGAGAAGAATCATACCATGGAGCCTAGCCATTTTGAAATATTCTATTTAGTTAAGAATTATCGTTTATGTCTCTTTTTATGGTTTGTTGGATAGAAGAGGGTATTGTGTTAGCGTATTTATAGAAGCTTTGTGAGGGAGTGAGCGCTGAAGTGGATGCCACTAAGTTCAAATGTTAGACCAACTTGCTTCGGTCCTATTCTTAAATCATTGACTTGTTCACTCACACAAGGAATAATTATTCGAATAttagacaaataaaaaaataatcgtattttgaacattttttgGTTAAAGGTTTATTTTTTGTgtcttcaaaaatataatatttagtgtAAATGCTCTTATATTGTTAATTTAAGAGAACGAAATTTTATCACGCTAATCTTTCATTCAATCGATGTATATTATTGGTATGGTAATAGTTGCTCGTTTCATGCAATTAATAGTACGTACTTATTGGACGCATTGTGATCATGTCAATAATTCGCTTAAATGGAACAGGTTATTAGTGCATATTAACTATAGACCCATGTGAAGTTTAGTGTGAATTGTAAtcattttatagaaatttatttGCGGCTACCGTCCCACTAACAACGATCAGTGGAGGTGTGGTAGTGGATTTTACTCTGTGAAATCAATCACTGATATAAGAAAAAGTCAATAACTAGTTCCTCAATCTCATTTGTAACGTGTGCTTGAATCAAAAGCATGAACATatgatatatctatatattttgctTATCGTTCGCAGGAGAGATGAGTATTTTATCCCCAGCTATTATAAATGGACAGTTTTATTACAAAACTAGTGGTTggccggcgctacgcgccggaaTTCggataaaaattcaaatttggttgtttatatattttaatctattttgttgaatgttttgaatttaattttaattttacaaatttactGTTCCGGTTTTTAGAGTTTATCCAATTggattgtaattttaaaatttcaagaatGAGACTTTGTAGAGATTGAAAATGTGAATGTTGAAGCtacaattataaatttaaagtaATTATTTGTAGAGTTTAACCAAACAATGTTTTTCTATATCAATTGATTTATAGGATTGATTTTcctattttattagaatttttgcTATAGCGTATTTTCTTAGATTTATAGGATATATTTTCTTACACTATCAGGAGAAGCTTAAATTCCATTAATGAAAATCTGAAAGTAAAACATTTAAACTTCagcttaaatataaaatgaaaacaaaataacaatacCACGAACCTTATTTCTACACATtaccaaaccacaacacataATCACCATCATGCCGTTTCATGACGGTAAAGCCTTAGAAAGTAACAGTGGTTACATGCATATGTTCTATATATTACAGACTTTATTtgacttttaatttattttacttttaacttTAGTTATGCATACGATGAGATAACATCATCAATAATCCACATATCTAGACTCGTCCAGCTGACTTGGCTGCTCCGCCGTGGTACCGTCCAGTTCAAGGAAAGACTCCAAGCTCGATATCTGCTGCAAAAGATCATAACCAGACTCAAACCCGTAACTCGGATTCTGAAACTCGTAACCACTCCCAAACCCAAAGCAACTCAACCGGCGAACTCGGGTGAGTCAACTCGCTCTGAGAGTGTACACAGAGCTTTTTCGCCGGAGGCAGATCGTCTGATGTCAGCAGAGAAGGATGAAGGAGATCTGGGAAGTTGAGCTTGGCTTTTTCGCCGCGGATACGCTTAGCCGCCACGTCATAAGCCATGGCGGCTTCCTCCGCCGTGTTGAACGTCCCGAGCTAGACTCTGGTGCCTTTACTGGATCTCGTATCTCTGACGCCCATTTCCCCATGGACGCTTGCGTATCCCTCCGTAAACGTTCTTCCTCCTCCCTTTCTCCGTAGGTGGCtcattcttctttttctccacGGCCTCCGCTTTTAACGCCACTTCTATAGTTTAAAGGTGCAAAATTACATACAGCCATtgtaactaaataattattttaaagaatcTCTAATCATCGTTAGTCATGCAAAAGaatttctaatttaaattatttgacgTTTTGAGATCGGAAATTACTTGTTTTCAAATATGGGTAGAAGGTCTGATATTTAGAGTTGGAGATTCAGACGGTTTTAGTGGAAACGAAGAAGCAAATAGCAATTTTAAAGAAAGGGGTTGATTACTCAAAGGAAAATTTCAGAATTAATGCCGGATTAAAGTAGTTGTGAGACGTTTACGTTTCGTCTGTGAAGTTTATGTTTCGTCTGTGAAGATGCGCGAGtggaaaagagagaaaagaaagaagctGTGTTCTCTGCTCGACACGTGTCGTGATTTGGGCATATGAGAGGTGACGTGGCTGACTGTGGAGAGTTTcatatcaattttattaatatagataTTATTCTACAACTAATTAATGGTTGACTATTTGTCATTTTCAATTTCTGTAAGTCCACTATTAGTTGGAGAATAATTATGTGCGAGCAATAGTTGAATATTAAAACTGCTGATTTCAAATACTTAAGGAATAAAACGTATATTTTCTCTCACTAGACACTAATTTTAAAAAgctaaattttaataatattcttaataaactaaaatattatagatagtgtatattttaatttatttaattttaaatactttaacattattatttttattataatgttTAAAACCACATAAAAGCtaccaaattatatatatatatacacataaatgTGTTTGTGTCAATATAAACTTGATGTGTCAAAAATATGAACATgatttcagaaaacaaaaataacttagatatttgttttaacaataaaatgatatttcaagaatatttaaaatattatctccattaataaaaaatataaaagcagATAAAGTATGTTAATATAAATCTACTTttcatcaaataattaaaatgacacaaaatattcttaataatatatatcgaccatatatattttatcaaaagtaATTTATGTTGCAAGtaactttaaaacaaataacCAATCTGgatactaaatttaaaaattgtgaTTGTCAATTGATTCGAATGGAACCtgtaaacttttttattttttttctgaacttgTAAACTTGTACAAATAAATAAGCAATCTGGATATGAAAAGTGTAATCAAACTTATCTGAATcattatattcaaaattaaataatctcatattttcatttagatctatttctgtatatatatatatatataggttcgAGAAGATGTTGTTACATCATCCATGGAGCATAAGAATAGTGATTCAGAGTTATCATCATGTCCATATAATATTTCTGAAGAGTACTATGTGTTTTTctgtaaaaagaaaataaattatatacggcaaaaactctataaattaataatgttgattattttattagtttacaaaaatatttttagatctttatattttaagatataattttatctaaataaaaatatatttgattttggtGTATATATACTGATTATGTTTTTGAAATTCGACATTtgtattagttttattatatcatttgatgtatataaaatatatttcatagaaTCTTAATGtagttttagatataattttactaaatctcatcaaaatatgttaagtattaaaaatataaaaataattatatcgtgaatataaaataaacaatatattgattggtttatttttatataaaatgtgtctaaatataaatgattaattttaatgggaacatatatttacataggatgttctaataatttattattttatcattttatcaatttgtgttatattttgaaatatcttaaattaaaactatagaaatttttaatacggtgttttttttaacacaatttTTAATTACAGTGTTTATTGTATGATTTTTACATGTACAACTGTTTACATGACCCAGTTATATTATTGGGTCTTCATATATACAAGGCCCAAATTAACTGCCAAGAGGATGAACTATTGAAACAAACACGATTCCCCCAAACCGTAAAGAAGATAATCAAAAAAATGAGGAATGTGATGATTCATCGTGGAggagtcttcttcttctgcgcAAAACCACTCTCTATCCTCCCCTCCCTCCTCACTCCTCCCCACCTCCGTCTCTGCtactcctcctccgccgccgcagCAGCAGCTTCATCTCCGAATCGAGCGATTCACTGCATGGCCAACGATTCACCACTCTCTCAGCCTTTAACCGGCGGAGATGGCTCCGTCTCCGTCCCTCCGACTCCTTCCGCTTCGTCCGCCATCGATTTCCTCTCCCTCTGCTCTCGCCTCAAGGTAATGCAACCGAATGATCCGCCTATTGTTGTTGTCCACTAAGATCCGGTGGTCTCAGTGATGTCTTCTCTCGTTCATAGAATTGATTTCAATTATCAGTGTATGATCATGCATGCTTATGTGGATATTTGGTATTAAGACGAATCTTTGAGTTTTTGTATACGCATGGCTGCTTAGTTTCAAATCTCTGTGAAGCTTACCTGAGTTTGTTTCCTGCATCCATGTATATAGTTTTGATTACTTTTGGTTTTAATCTATGATGAATCTTGTGTGAGGGCTGCATACTCTTTTGATGTTCTTGTTGGTGGATTGTATTGTAATCTGTAGTTGGTTTGTGAAATGAAAGATTTCAAGCTATGTAAAAGCTTTGATGTTCTCTTTGATTATATGTGAAGTTTCATCTTCTTTGTGTTGAAAATAGACAACTCCAAGAGCTGGATGGGGTAAAAGAGATGTTAAGAATCCAGAATCAATAGCTGATCACATGTACCGGATGGGTCTTATGGCGCTTATCGCTTCAGATATTCCTGGTGTAAACAGAGACAAGTAAGTTTTCTTGGTTGCTTCTCTATCTATCTTCAAGTTTAAAAACTATTCTTTTGAGCTTTCCATGCTGTCTTTCTTTCAGATGCATTAAAATGGCAATTGTTCATGACATTGCAGAAGGTTACTACTTTCCACTTATAGATATAGTCACCATTTTTTTCTCAGTCATAATATCTCAAATTCGTATGATTGTTGTTGGGCAGCCATTGTAGGAGACATTACACCTTCTTGTGGGGTCtctaaagaagagaaaaatcGAAGAGAAAGTGAAGCACTTGAACACATGTGCAAGCTTTTGGGTGGAGGAGAAAGAGGTTGGCTTCTCTTCCCCCATTCTGAGACTACATTTACATTTTCCAATGATCTTGTAGTCATTTGTATAGCACTTGCGGCCTGCTTATAAGAATGTATATATATGGTGATTGCAGCTGAAGAAATAGCTGAGCTATGGAGAGAATATGAAGCAAACGCGTCACCAGAAGCCAAAGTTGTTAAAGATTTCGATAAGCTCGAGTTGATACTACAAGCTTTGGAATATGAACAAGGTAATGTAATGacctcaagaaaaaaaaatggtttgaTGATTCCTAATTTGACAATATTCAGAAACTAAAACTCTTTTTTCTCTGCTTGTTTTGTGTAGAGCAAGGTAAAGATCTAGAAGAGTTTTTCGAATCAAC
It encodes:
- the LOC108852023 gene encoding uncharacterized protein LOC108852023 encodes the protein MRNVMIHRGGVFFFCAKPLSILPSLLTPPHLRLCYSSSAAAAAASSPNRAIHCMANDSPLSQPLTGGDGSVSVPPTPSASSAIDFLSLCSRLKTTPRAGWGKRDVKNPESIADHMYRMGLMALIASDIPGVNRDKCIKMAIVHDIAEAIVGDITPSCGVSKEEKNRRESEALEHMCKLLGGGERAEEIAELWREYEANASPEAKVVKDFDKLELILQALEYEQEQGKDLEEFFESTAGKFQTDIGKAWALEIASRRRKPQH
- the LOC108852551 gene encoding uncharacterized protein LOC108852551, coding for MARLHGMILLSLLVISGLLIITESRVARKDLGIGLGVGLGIGLGGGSGSGAGAGAGSGSRSSSSSSSSSSSSSSSGGSGGSAGSSAGSFAGSRAGSGSGN